A genomic window from Populus nigra chromosome 7, ddPopNigr1.1, whole genome shotgun sequence includes:
- the LOC133699802 gene encoding vegetative cell wall protein gp1-like: MPWFFIIFLLGFTFNNPSEASHGKKLPSAVVVGTVYCDTCFQEDFSRNSHFISGAHVAVECKDEKSRPSFREEAKTDEHGEFKVHLPFSVSKHVKKIKRCSVELLSSSEPYCAVASTATSSSLRLKSRKEGTHIFSAGFFTFKPEKEPFLCNQKPSIENRREFSSKEASLPSFDNPTFPPPLQDPKTTVLPPLPPLPILPPLPQLPPLPPLPGLPFLPPIPANTENTKPTESRKSTTLPDEKAVQHPNQFGFPTPPLFPPNPFQPPPIFPPIIQPPPLFPPILPPNPLQPPPIPSLPLPPIPSLPLPPIPSLPLPPIPSLPLPPIPGLTPSPPPPFSLVPPLPLLPPLPPLIPGIPPASSSSQKTSP; this comes from the exons ATGCCTTGGTTTTTCATAATATTCCTTCTCGGTTTCACATTTAATAACCCCTCAGAAGCCAGCCATGGAAAGAAACTTCCATCTGCAGTTGTCGTTGGCACTGTCTACTGTGACACATGCTTCCAAGAGGATTTCTCAAGGAACAGTCACTTCATTTCAG GTGCACATGTTGCTGTAGAATGCAAAGATGAGAAATCAAGACCAAGTTTCAGAGAAGAAGCAAAAACAGACGAGCATGGAGAATTCAAGGTTCATTTGCCTTTCTCAGTGAGCAAACACGTAAAGAAAATTAAGAGATGTTCAGTGGAGTTACTAAGTAGCAGCGAGCCTTATTGTGCTGTGGCATCCACAGCAACTTCATCATCACTTCGTCTCAAGTCAAGAAAGGAAGGAACACATATATTTTCAGCTGGTTTTTTCACCTTCAAGCCTGAAAAAGAACCGTTCTTATGTAATCAAAAACCAAGTATAGAAAATCGCAGGGAATTCAGTTCCAAAGAAGCCTCTCTACCTTCTTTTGATAACCCAACATTTCCACCTCCACTTCAAGACCCGAAAACAACTGTTCTCCCTCCTCTTCCTCCGCTTCCAATATTGCCACCATTACCGCAACTCCCTCCTCTCCCACCTCTTCCAGGGCTACCTTTTCTTCCACCAATTCCAGCAAATACAGAAAATACCAAACCTACAGAATCTCGTAAGAGCACAACATTACCAGATGAGAAAGCGGTGCAACATCCTAATCAGTTTGGCTTTCCAACACCACCACTTTTTCCACCAAACCCTTTTCAGCCACCTCCAATATTTCCTCCAATAATTCAGCCACCTCCACTATTTCCACCCATACTTCCTCCTAACCCACTTCAGCCTCCTCCAATACCATCCCTTCCGTTGCCACCAATACCATCCCTTCCGTTGCCACCAATACCATCCCTTCCGTTGCCACCAATACCATCCCTTCCGTTGCCACCAATCCCTGGCCTAACTCCATCACCACCACCTCCCTTCTCACTTGTTCCTCCTCTCCCTCTTCTCCCTCCTCTACCTCCTCTCATCCCTGGAATCCCCccagcttcttcatcttcacagAAAACATCTCCTTGA